The Henckelia pumila isolate YLH828 chromosome 2, ASM3356847v2, whole genome shotgun sequence genome includes a window with the following:
- the LOC140884936 gene encoding uncharacterized protein, with protein sequence MERAIHVTDSQVEHASPRPAFHDACAFLNLQNGQGIAGLALLSESKSCFCRNLNDFGISEYPMAHYAQQARFSSCFAICASTSKENETQVFEFFLQLGSRDDAYIYSIFGLLIHIMKMKLKRFKIANGGHLLEKYLATDEVRHQHPFKCPIIHNRLGQINQHSNENVAKRIGCNATYSLSEFREYLHEPNLSCLPVPLTYENGWICWREKGDHENNSLMPSLSPSLQKKVKFLLGEILSLCTCDPSIIQLWAHETIENRSCLSTSNQPFALGLLYKGLCQYRKQCMDSYYYVGNGATDDELGPPGRVFLSGLPESSPDLRLYSAKEFPLQDHLANYHTRRYLALPLFDLHHEKCIGVLEVVGCPYKYKDIEKIIEAVNMRWKHVSYSSWFKASHS encoded by the exons ATGGAACGAGCAATCCATGTAACAGATTCACAAGTGGAGCACGCCTCTCCACGCCCGGCATTTCATGACGCTTGTGCATTCCTAAATTTACAAAATGGACAAGGGATTGCTGGTTTAGCACTTCTCTCTGAAAGCAAGTCATGTTTTTGCCGAAACTTAAATGATTTTGGCATATCTGAGTACCCCATGGCACATTATGCGCAACAAGCAAGATTTTCCTCTTGTTTTGCAATTTGTGCGAGCACTAGCAAGGAGAATGAAACACAGGTTTTCGAGTTCTTTCTTCAACTTGGAAGTAGAGATGATGCatatatttattctatttttgGCTTACTAATTCACATAATGAAGATGAAACTAAAAAGATTTAAGATTGCAAATGGAGGACACCTTCTGGAGAAATATTTAGCAACCGATGAAGTTCGACATCAGCATCCCTTTAAATGTCCAATTATTCACAACCGCTTAGGACAAATTAATCAACATTCTAATGAAAATGTTGCAAAGCGGATAGGATGTAATGCAACGTATTCACTTTCTGAATTCAGAGAATACTTGCATGAGCCCAATTTGTCTTGCTTACCTGTTCCATTGACATATGAAAATGGATGGATTTGTTGGAGAGAAAAGGGAGATCATGAAAATAATTCATTAATGCCATCGCTCAGCCCATCACTTCAAAAGAAGGTCAAATTCTTGCTTGGTGAAATATTGTCTTTATGTACTTGTGACCCCTCTATCATACAACTCTGGGCACACGAAACGATTGAAAATAGATCATGTCTATCAACTTCGAATCAGCCATTTGCTCTTGGTCTCCTTTATAAAGGATTGTGTCAGTATAGGAAGCAATGTATGGACAGTTACTATTACGTGGGCAATGGAGCAACAGATGATGAACTTGGTCCCCCCGGACGCGTGTTTTTGAGTGGACTACCAGAATCATCTCCGGACCTACGTCTTTATTCGGCAAAAGAGTTTCCACTTCAGGATCATCTTGCTAACTATCACACAAGAAGATATTTGGCTTTACCCTTGTTTGACTTGCATCATGAGAAATGTATTGGGGTACTAGAGGTGGTTGGATGCCCTTATAAATATAAAGACATCGAAAAGATAATAGAG GCTGTTAATATGAGATGGAAGCATGTCAGTTACAGTTCATGGTTCAAAGCAAGTCACTCGTAA
- the LOC140879525 gene encoding uncharacterized protein produces MVAYIWHLYKKLVKENNIGKFKFVNPHNIPNFQRTTNDKIGKTERLNQRASFLSDQLIGALVNQLVLVPSSSGFHWNLTVIEPHKEMVYLLDSASQRIRDDEWKYVVEMALKLFNSNKGKKGRKHVQWEVISTTRYEAMRLLCDEIYEANY; encoded by the exons ATGGTTGCTTACATATG GCATCTTTATAAGAAGTTGGTCAAGGAAAACAATATTGGTAAATTCAAATTTGTAAATCCACACAACATCCCGAATTTTCAAAGAACCACAAATGACAAAATAGGTAAAACTGAACGGTTGAACCAGAGGGCAAGCTTTTTATCAGACCAACTGATCGGTGCATTAGTTAATCAATTGGTTTTGGTGCCAAGTAGTAGCGG ATTCCATTGGAATCTCACTGTCATTGAACCTCACAAAGAAATGGTTTACTTGTTGGATTCTGCAAGTCAGCGAATTCGCGATGACGAATGGAAATATGTCGTGGAAAT GGCATTAAAATTGTTCAATTCAAACAAAGGAAAGAAAGGAAGAAAGCATGTCCAATGGGAAGTAATCAGC ACAACCAGATATGAAGCAATGCGGTTATTATGTGATGAGATATATGAGGCAAATTACTGA
- the LOC140879250 gene encoding uncharacterized protein yields the protein MITYNLPPWLCMKRKFVMLTLLISGPRQPGNDIDVYLAPLVDGLKCLWDKGVEAYDAYRQESFSLRAVLLWTINDFLAYGNMSSCVVKGYYAFPICAEKTYSTRLKHCRKMSYMGHRRFLPSNHPYRRQKKAFNGNQEFNTAPRPLSGHEVLERVERINYRMGKFSGKLQSKMGDGEQCWKKKSIFFELEYWKHLHVRHVLDVMHIEKNVCESVIGTLLDIPGKTKDGVAARLDLMEMNVRSELAPRIGDKKTFLPPACYTLSKDEKRSICNSLSGMKVPEGYSSNVKNLVSMKDLKLVGLKSHDYQTLMQQLLPVAIRGVLPKHVRDTITRLCFYFNELYSKVMDVSKLDELQREIVMILCLLDKYFPPSFFDIMIHLTVHLVREVKLCGPVWSRHMYPFERYMKILKGYVRNRNRPEGCIAECYIAEEAVEFCSDYLSNVHTIGIPSRDREVQRTKPLSKAIVHSASHNELQQAHLYVLTNDIEIDPYIEEHMVELRTRFPHKAKSKKWLQDEHNRTFITWLYDFVERAIDHSTHQISERLKWISRRPRKKVLKYSGYLIDGVTYATKERDDVRVTQNSGVSLVAKTMQVSSAKEKNPIMADMVFYGLIEEIWSLDYHNFQIPMFKCHWVENNNAPTRESFENANGDELEDIVIHYESSTRGLPSMEVDDEDDNEPQCLREDCDGTWIDN from the exons ATGATCACATACAATCTTCCACCATGGTTGTGTATGAAGAGAAAATTTGTGATGCTCACTTTGTTGATTTCTGGTCCTAGACAACCGGGAAATGATATTGATGTTTACTTAGCACCTTTGGTTGACGGCTTAAAATGCTTATGGGATAAAGGTGTTGAAGCATACGATGCATATCGACAAGAAAGTTTCTCCCTTAGAGCTGTGCTACTGTGGACAATCAATGATTTTCTAGCATATGGGAACATGTCAAGTTGTGTTGTGAAGGGATATTATGCATTTCCTATTTGTGCAGAAAAAACTTATTCGACAAGGTTGAAGCATTGCAGAAAAATGTCATACATGGGTCATCGAAGGTTTTTACCTTCAAATCATCCGTATCGAAGACAAAAGAAGGCATTTAACGGGAACCAAGAGTTTAACACTGCACCACGTCCATTGAGCGGCCATGAAGTTttggaaagagttgaaagaattaatTATCGTATGGGAAAATTCAGCGGAAAGCTTCAGTCGAAGATGGGTGATGGAGAGCAATGCTGGAAaaagaaatcaattttttttgaacTTGAGTATTGGAAACATTTACACGTTCGACATGTTCTTGATGTGATGCATATTGAAAAAAATGTATGCGAAAGTGTCATTGGTACGTTACTTGACATTCCAGGAAAAACAAAGGATGGAGTAGCAGCAAGACTTGACCTTATGGAGATGAATGTGAGGTCTGAATTGGCACCAAGGATTGGGGATAAGAAAACGTTTTTGCCACCAGCCTGCTACACTCTAAGTAAAGATGAAAAGAGAAGTATTTGCAATTCATTATCAGGAATGAAGGTCCCCGAAGGTTACTCTTCTAATGTTAAAAACCTTGTGTCAATGAAAGATTTGAAACTTGTTGGCCTTAAGTCACATGACTATCAAACTCTAATGCAACAATTGCTTCCTGTGGCCATTCGCGGTGTCCTTCCAAAACATGTCAGAGATACAATCACTCGGTTGTGTTTCTACTTCAATGAATTATATAGTAAAGTGATGGATGTCTCGAAGTTGGATGAATTGCAAAGAGAAATTGTGATGATATTGTGTTTGCTTGACAAGTATTTCCCCCCTTCATTTTTTGATATAATGATTCATTTAACAGTTCATCTCGTTCGAGAGGTGAAATTGTGTGGACCGGTTTGGAGCAGACACATGTACCCATTTGAAAGATACATGAAGATTTTGAAAGGTTATGTGCGCAATCGCAATCGGCCTGAAGGGTGTATAGCTGAATGTTATATTGCTGAAGAGGCAGTTGAATTTTGCTCAGACTATCTTTCTAATGTCCACACAATTGGGATACCATCAAGGGACCGTGAAGTACAACGCACCAAGCCTTTGTCAAAAGCAATTGTGCACTCCGCTAGTCATAATGAGTTGCAGCAAGCACATCTTTACGTATTGACAAATGATATTGAGATTGATCCTTATATTGA GGAACACATGGTGGAGTTGAGGACAAGATTCCCTCATAAAGCAAAGTCCAAAAAGTGGTTACAAGATGAGCATAACCGAACGTTTATTACATGGTTGTATGATTTT GTTGAACGTGCAATTGACcattccacgcatcaaatatcAGAAAGATTAAAGTGGATATCGCGTAGACCTAGAAAAAAAGTGTTAAAGTATTctggttatttgattgatgggGTTACTTATGCTACAAAAGAACGTGATGATGTAAGAGTTACTCAGAATTCCGGAGTAAGCTTAGTCGCAAAGACCATGCAAGTTTCCAGTGCAAAGGAAAAAAATCCAATTATGGCAGACATGGTTTTCTATGGACTTATTGAAGAAATATGGTCACTTGATTACCACAACTTTCAAATTCCAATGTTCAAGTGTCATTGGGTGGAGAATAACAATG CCCCTACAAGAGAATCATTCGAGAACGCAAATGGGGACGAGCTGGAAGACATTGTAATCCACTATGAATCTTCTACCAGAGGCTTACCATCAATGGAAGTCGACGATGAAGATGACAATGAGCCCCAATGCCTTCGTGAAGATTGTGATGGAACATGGATCGACaattaa
- the LOC140879251 gene encoding uncharacterized protein: protein MDKEWMRKDRLSLEYEIGIESFLQFAMSNANDPNAIPCPCARCGNLKKKNVQTIRAHLIYNGIDLTYHTWIWHGERSMTVNSMNGTDGFGQDEHASFAEEPIDMVHAVYDSYAENPSQFNKLLEDAEKSLYPGCTKFTKLSAIVKLFNLKAKYGWSDNSFTDLLSLFREMLPDDNELPSSFYDAKKSLRALGMEYLKIHACPNDCILYRKEYEDLVNCPTCGTSRWKLSNKSKVKEGVPAKVLWYFPPIPRFQKMFRDKTVSKELT, encoded by the coding sequence ATGGACAAAGAATGGATGCGTAAGGATAGGCTATCACTTGAATATGAAATCGGAATAGAGTCTTTCTTGCAATTTGCAATGAGCAATGCTAATGATCCTAATGCAATTCCTTGCCCATGTGCAAGATGTggtaatttgaagaaaaaaaatgttcaaACTATAAGGGCGCATTTGATCTATAATGGTATAGATTTGACATATCATACATGGATATGGCATGGGGAAAGATCTATGACAGTGAACTCAATGAACGGTACTGATGGATTTGGGCAAGATGAACACGCATCTTTTGCTGAAGAACCTATAGATATGGTACATGCTGTATATGATTCGTATGCTGAGAATCCAAGTCAATTCAATAAGCTACTTGAAGATGCCGAGAAAAGTTTATATCCTGGATGTACTAAATTCACAAAGTTATCTGCCATTGTGAAATTATTTAACTTGAAGGCAAAATATGGTTGGAGTGATAATAGTTTCACCGATCTACTTAGTTTGTTTCGAGAAATGCTTCCAGATGACAATGAATTGCCTTCATCATTTTATGATGCCAAGAAAAGCTTACGTGCACTAGGGATGGAATACTTGAAAATACATGCTTGTCCTAATGATTGTATCTTATACCGGAAGGAGTACGAAGATCTTGTCAATTGCCCTACTTGTGGGACATCGAGGTGGAAGTTGAGCAACAAATCTAAGGTAAAAGAAGGAGTTCCTGCAAAGGTCTTGTGGTATTTCCCACCTATCCCAAGATTTCAAAAAATGTTTCGGGATAAGACGGTATCCAAAGAGTTAACTTGA